A genomic region of Thermoplasmatales archaeon contains the following coding sequences:
- a CDS encoding tautomerase family protein, with protein MPIVHVFLWEGRKDEEIKEMVKKLTKVFVDMGIPENAVEILVHDVPKTRWAIGGEFASEKFRNI; from the coding sequence ATGCCAATAGTTCATGTATTTCTCTGGGAAGGAAGGAAAGATGAGGAAATAAAGGAAATGGTGAAGAAATTAACAAAAGTTTTCGTTGATATGGGAATACCAGAAAATGCTGTTGAAATTTTAGTGCATGATGTTCCAAAAACAAGATGGGCAATTGGAGGAGAATTTGCATCGGAAAAATTCCGAAATATTTAA